A region of Toxorhynchites rutilus septentrionalis strain SRP chromosome 1, ASM2978413v1, whole genome shotgun sequence DNA encodes the following proteins:
- the LOC129778843 gene encoding probable ATP-dependent RNA helicase DDX52, with amino-acid sequence MDTSDIFRKLTCGVKFSPKNNVLLKRKHEPHKKTDDSSTVVKLEIKEEDSSDEGGTQGQPLHEFTHSPLLLSEDEIKEEIKSEDGDDDDRASKKKRRLLTPEQLGRAKQMKVNRLRNIHQIKVKRSSVPIPDPIECFQRLAESHNVSNQLIKNIVGCGYKAPTPVQMQAIPVLLEGHPLHACAPTGSGKTAAFLIPIIHHLKKPMKCGFRALIVCPTRELAKQTQREALRLCEDINLRTHVITKVDETTTDYGLESKKHYDILVTTPNRICFLANRNPPLIDLSNIQYIVVDEADKLFEESKNGFREQLDSIMGACTNPCKVVAFFSATLTKDVSLWAGANMPNRVRFSVGAINSAVDLVEQELLFVGSESGKLLAIREMVHKGLTPPVLVFVQSKDRAQQLFTELIYDGLNVDVIHADRSQKERDNVVRSFREGKIWILICTELMSRGIDFKGVNLVVNYDFPPSTISYVHRIGRTGRAGRRGKAVTYFTKDDTTNLRSIAHLIKSAGGSVPEYMLKLRKSTTRERKKLEQKAPKRAAIRTLPAFEMQERAKRKKMIAKSKAKKQQQNGGGKSSVQMKKKSGKVQ; translated from the exons ATGGATACAAGCGATATTTTTCGGAAACTAACATGCGGTGTTAAATTCTCCCCGAAAAATAATGTACTGTTGAAACGAAAG CATGAACCACATAAAAAAACGGACGATAGTTCAACGGTGGTAAAATTAGAAATCAAAGAGGAAGATAGTTCCGATGAGGGCGGAACACAGGGACAGCCACTTCACGAATTTACTCACAGCCCACTGCTGCTGAGCGAAGATGAGATTAAGGAAGAGATCAAATCCGAGGATGGAGACGATGACGACAGAGCGTCAAAAAAGAAAAGGCGACTCCTGACCCCGGAACAGTTGGGGCGAGCCAAGCAAATGAAGGTGAACCGGTTGAGAAACATCCATCAGATTAAGGTGAAGAGGAGTTCTGTACCCATTCCGGATCCAATCGAGTGCTTCCAGCGACTTGCCGAGAGTCATAACGTCTCCAATCAATTGATCAAGAACATTGTTGGATGTGGCTACAAAGCTCCTACCCCGGTTCAGATGCAAGCCATCCCGGTGCTGCTGGAAGGTCACCCACTGCATGCCTGTGCGCCGACTGGATCGGGTAAAACGGCTGCGTTTTTGATACCGATTATTCACCACCTGAAGAAACCAATGAAGTGTGGATTCAGAGCCCTCATCGTTTGTCCTACGCGTGAGTTGGCCAAACAAACCCAACGGGAAGCGCTACGCCTGTGTGAAGACATCAATCTGAGAACTCACGTTATAACTAAGGTCGATGAAACGACCACCGATTACGGGTTGGAGAGCAAGAAACACTACGATATATTGGTGACAACGCCGAACCGGATTTGCTTTCTGGCCAATCGTAATCCACCGTTGATCGATCTAAGCAACATTCAGTACATTGTGGTTGATGAAGCCGACAAGCTGTTTGAGGAGTCCAAAAACGGTTTCCGGGAGCAGTTGGATTCGATCATGGGTGCGTGTACCAATCCCTGCAAGGTGGTGGCGTTTTTCAGCGCAACTCTGACCAAGGATGTTTCGCTATGGGCTGGTGCCAATATGCCAAACAGAGTTCGCTTTTCAGTTGGGGCCATTAATTCGGCAGTGGATCTGGTCGAGCAGGAACTACTGTTTGTGGGGAGCGAGAGCGGGAAGCTGCTGGCAATCCGTGAGATGGTCCACAAAGGATTGACTCCACCGGTGTTGGTGTTTGTGCAGAGCAAAGATCGAGCGCAGCAGTTGTTCACCGAGCTTATTTACGACGGATTGAACGTGGATGTCATTCATGCCGATCGGAGCCAGAAGGAACGGGACAATGTGGTGCGATCGTTTAGGGAGGGAAAAATCTGGATTCTGATATGTACCGAACTGATGAGTAGGGGGATCGATTTTAAGGGTGTTAATTTGGTCGTGAACTATGACTTTCCACCTTCGACCATCAGCTACGTGCACCGAATCGGGAGGACGGGTCGTGCTGGAAGACGCGGCAAGGCAGTTACCTATTTTACGAAAGACGATACGACCAATCTGAGAAGCATCGCACATTTGATAAAGAGCGCTGGCGGAAGTGTTCCGGAGTACATGCTGAAACTGAGGAAGAGCACCACACGGGAAAGAAAGAAGCTGGAACAGAAGGCACCGAAGCGAGCGGCCATTCGGACGCTGCCGGCATTCGAAATGCAGGAACGGGCGAAACGGAAGAAAATGATTGCCAAGAGTAAGGCGAAAAAACAACAGCAAAACGGTGGAGGAAAATCTTCTGTACAGATGAAGAAAAAAAGTGGGAAGGTTCAATGA
- the LOC129778852 gene encoding protein halfway isoform X2, with product MMKMLLTYPKYFVVLCLVLFVAAVHGRIVADHPDSNSLSTESSVTTHQAVVSLEAEQHNATIESVVHPTTSSTTTSTEATTSTASSSPSTESTSTTVSTTTTTTSTTTTSSTTTTASTSTTTVPTTTTTLIPPTNELDCYNAAPELCRSRTASECECNPDPLIHGALFCCNVTDIKKAIGCAPNAPADGNGGSAWKYIHMRNVTVRELELNVSNRYTRMLLSLSITDGAIQKISSSFARFSSPVCLNVSNNNISEIEPRAFRELRQLTTLDISHNNLTTIPSKIWKLRLDIRGNIGMLCKSLLESVKEGDKFIDPEGTFCLTNRTFNWFDSTDSIPVHQLVLSQRVQDDCPQGCTCELDRLKFDLNNTERKRITAGVDCSGRGLVDFPETLPQDTVTLNISNNNITSLKALIGKPYHSLERLYADDNQITTLSDLEGTDFISRFTFFSIRRNKLKTIQTYQFKSNLDLGTYMFLEGNPMTCDCNAAKNLKNWLLSKKAQVLDHDQIYCEGNTHLPKMVQIQESKLCQSQHDWTDYIYYLIATEIILLIALICKVSYDYWVFKTAGYLPWPANKMPKLPCDCLCE from the exons ATGCTGCTGACCTACCCAAAGTATTTTGTTGTACTTTGTCTCGTTTTGTTCGTGGCAGCCGTCCACGGGCGGATAGTGGCGGATCACCCGGATTCAAATTCATTGTCGACCGAGAGTTCCGTTACTACTCATCAAGCGGTGGTGTCGCTCGAAGCAGAACAACACAACGCAACGATTGAAAGCGTGGTTCATCCTACCACAAGTTCGACAACCACATCTACTGAAGCAACCACATCCACGGCATCATCATCCCCATCAACAGAATCGACCTCAACGACGGTGTCGACAACAACCACCACGACGAGTACGACAACAACCAGCAGCACAACAACGACTGCTTCAACATCAACAACCACCGTCCCGACCACCACCACTACCCTGATCCCTCCCACGAACGAGCTTGACTGCTACAATGCAGCACCGGAGCTCTGCCGGAGTCGCACCGCCAGCGAGTGTGAATGCAACCCGGACCCGTTGATTCACGGGGCGCTTTTCTGCTGCAACGTGACCGACATAAAAAAGGCGATCGGATGTGCTCCGAATGCACCCGCCGATGGGAATGGGGGCAGTGCGTGGAAGTACATCCACATGCGCAACGTCACCGTCCGTGAGTTGGAGCTGAACGTATCAAATCGTTACACTAGGATGCTGCTTTCGCTTTCGATTACGGACGGGGCGATCCAGAAGATTAGCAGTTCTTTTGCGCGCTTCTCGTCACCGGTTTGTTTGAACGTCTCCAACAACAATATCAGCGAGATTGAACCGAGAGCCTTCCGCGAGTTGAGACAGTTGACTACGCTGGACATATCCCACAACAATTTAACTACGATTCCGTCCAAAATTTGGAAACTGCGGCTGGATATAAG aggCAACATCGGTATGCTGTGCAAATCGCTGTTGGAATCGGTGAAGGAGGGGGACAAGTTTATCGACCCGGAGGGGACATTCTGTCTCACCAACCGTACCTTCAATTGGTTCGATTCAACGGACAGTATTCCGGTGCACCAGCTTGTGCTTAGTCAGCGGGTGCAGGACGATTGTCCTCAAGGCTGCACTTGTGAGTTGGATCGGTTGAAATTCGATTTGAACAATACTGAGAGAAAAAGAATTACCGCTGGGGTCGATTGCTCTGGACGTGGCCTCGTAGATTTTCCCGAGACATTGCCACAGGATACGGTTACGCTTAATATTTCCAATAATAAT ATTACCAGCCTCAAAGCTTTGATCGGTAAACCTTACCACTCGTTGGAACGTCTCTACGCCGACGACAATCAAATAACCACCCTGAGCGATTTGGAGGGAACGGATTTCATCTCGCGGTTCACTTTCTTTTCGATTCGTCGCAACAAGCTGAAGACGATTCAAACCTACCAATTCAAGTCCAATCTGGACCTGGGTACGTACATGTTTCTCGAGGGCAACCCAATGACCTGCGACTGCAACGCGGCAAAGAATCTGAAAAATTGGCTGCTGAGCAAGAAGGCCCAGGTACTGGATCACGATCAGATATACTGCGAGGGAAACACCCACCTGCCGAAGATGGTGCAAATTCAGGAGAGCAAACTGTGCCAATCGCAGCACGATTGGACCGATTACATCTACTATCTGATCGCGACGGAGATTATCCTGCTCATCGCACTAATCTGTAAAGTATCGTACGATTATTGGGTGTTCAAAACAGCTGGTTATCTACCGTGGCCTGCGAACAAGATGCCCAAATTGCCGTGTGATTGTTTATGCGAATGA
- the LOC129778852 gene encoding protein halfway isoform X1, with protein sequence MMKVMLLTYPKYFVVLCLVLFVAAVHGRIVADHPDSNSLSTESSVTTHQAVVSLEAEQHNATIESVVHPTTSSTTTSTEATTSTASSSPSTESTSTTVSTTTTTTSTTTTSSTTTTASTSTTTVPTTTTTLIPPTNELDCYNAAPELCRSRTASECECNPDPLIHGALFCCNVTDIKKAIGCAPNAPADGNGGSAWKYIHMRNVTVRELELNVSNRYTRMLLSLSITDGAIQKISSSFARFSSPVCLNVSNNNISEIEPRAFRELRQLTTLDISHNNLTTIPSKIWKLRLDIRGNIGMLCKSLLESVKEGDKFIDPEGTFCLTNRTFNWFDSTDSIPVHQLVLSQRVQDDCPQGCTCELDRLKFDLNNTERKRITAGVDCSGRGLVDFPETLPQDTVTLNISNNNITSLKALIGKPYHSLERLYADDNQITTLSDLEGTDFISRFTFFSIRRNKLKTIQTYQFKSNLDLGTYMFLEGNPMTCDCNAAKNLKNWLLSKKAQVLDHDQIYCEGNTHLPKMVQIQESKLCQSQHDWTDYIYYLIATEIILLIALICKVSYDYWVFKTAGYLPWPANKMPKLPCDCLCE encoded by the exons ATGCTGCTGACCTACCCAAAGTATTTTGTTGTACTTTGTCTCGTTTTGTTCGTGGCAGCCGTCCACGGGCGGATAGTGGCGGATCACCCGGATTCAAATTCATTGTCGACCGAGAGTTCCGTTACTACTCATCAAGCGGTGGTGTCGCTCGAAGCAGAACAACACAACGCAACGATTGAAAGCGTGGTTCATCCTACCACAAGTTCGACAACCACATCTACTGAAGCAACCACATCCACGGCATCATCATCCCCATCAACAGAATCGACCTCAACGACGGTGTCGACAACAACCACCACGACGAGTACGACAACAACCAGCAGCACAACAACGACTGCTTCAACATCAACAACCACCGTCCCGACCACCACCACTACCCTGATCCCTCCCACGAACGAGCTTGACTGCTACAATGCAGCACCGGAGCTCTGCCGGAGTCGCACCGCCAGCGAGTGTGAATGCAACCCGGACCCGTTGATTCACGGGGCGCTTTTCTGCTGCAACGTGACCGACATAAAAAAGGCGATCGGATGTGCTCCGAATGCACCCGCCGATGGGAATGGGGGCAGTGCGTGGAAGTACATCCACATGCGCAACGTCACCGTCCGTGAGTTGGAGCTGAACGTATCAAATCGTTACACTAGGATGCTGCTTTCGCTTTCGATTACGGACGGGGCGATCCAGAAGATTAGCAGTTCTTTTGCGCGCTTCTCGTCACCGGTTTGTTTGAACGTCTCCAACAACAATATCAGCGAGATTGAACCGAGAGCCTTCCGCGAGTTGAGACAGTTGACTACGCTGGACATATCCCACAACAATTTAACTACGATTCCGTCCAAAATTTGGAAACTGCGGCTGGATATAAG aggCAACATCGGTATGCTGTGCAAATCGCTGTTGGAATCGGTGAAGGAGGGGGACAAGTTTATCGACCCGGAGGGGACATTCTGTCTCACCAACCGTACCTTCAATTGGTTCGATTCAACGGACAGTATTCCGGTGCACCAGCTTGTGCTTAGTCAGCGGGTGCAGGACGATTGTCCTCAAGGCTGCACTTGTGAGTTGGATCGGTTGAAATTCGATTTGAACAATACTGAGAGAAAAAGAATTACCGCTGGGGTCGATTGCTCTGGACGTGGCCTCGTAGATTTTCCCGAGACATTGCCACAGGATACGGTTACGCTTAATATTTCCAATAATAAT ATTACCAGCCTCAAAGCTTTGATCGGTAAACCTTACCACTCGTTGGAACGTCTCTACGCCGACGACAATCAAATAACCACCCTGAGCGATTTGGAGGGAACGGATTTCATCTCGCGGTTCACTTTCTTTTCGATTCGTCGCAACAAGCTGAAGACGATTCAAACCTACCAATTCAAGTCCAATCTGGACCTGGGTACGTACATGTTTCTCGAGGGCAACCCAATGACCTGCGACTGCAACGCGGCAAAGAATCTGAAAAATTGGCTGCTGAGCAAGAAGGCCCAGGTACTGGATCACGATCAGATATACTGCGAGGGAAACACCCACCTGCCGAAGATGGTGCAAATTCAGGAGAGCAAACTGTGCCAATCGCAGCACGATTGGACCGATTACATCTACTATCTGATCGCGACGGAGATTATCCTGCTCATCGCACTAATCTGTAAAGTATCGTACGATTATTGGGTGTTCAAAACAGCTGGTTATCTACCGTGGCCTGCGAACAAGATGCCCAAATTGCCGTGTGATTGTTTATGCGAATGA